In Rosa chinensis cultivar Old Blush chromosome 1, RchiOBHm-V2, whole genome shotgun sequence, a genomic segment contains:
- the LOC112181450 gene encoding chloride channel protein CLC-d-like has product MVEITNNLKLLPLIMLVLLISKAVGDEFNEGLYEEQSRLKNIPQLESKPKYQMRKMTAKEACGKRVISFPRVVKVADLVSILRSNIHNGFPVIDHSRNGETFVIGLLLRSHLLVLLQSKVDFHKDVKVANVPLDDYCEAVVRDF; this is encoded by the exons ATGGTTGAAATCACAAATAATCTGAAATTGTTGCCTCTTATCATGCTTGTTCTTCTTATTTCAAAG GCTGTTGGAGATGAATTCAACGAAGGCCTGTATGAAGAACAGTCGCGGTTAAAGAACATTCCACAGTTAGAATCAAAACCCAAATATCAAATGAGGAAGATGACAGCAAAGGAGGCTTGTGGAAAAAGG GTGATTTCCTTCCCTCGTGTTGTTAAGGTTGCTGATTTGGTTTCTATTCTACGGAGCAACATCCACAATGGCTTCCCT GTGATTGATCATTCTAGAAACGGAGAAACATTTGTCATTGGACTACTGCTTCGTAG TCACTTGTTGGTACTTCTGCAGTCGAAGGTAGATTTCCACAAGGATGTGAAGGTAGCAAATGTACCTCTTGATGACTACTGTGAAGCCGTGGTCAGAGATTTTTGA